From one Aquicella lusitana genomic stretch:
- a CDS encoding SecDF P1 head subdomain-containing protein yields the protein MRIFSLLFICTTLLFSTPALSLPHDNTQGFLMFQVIQDQIIFDNSNIKSAMLIEREGNFIGLEIELKAPAIDEISRISKAGLGKQLNIVLDKKIITTAIIQTPLGGKLLIKGITRQEAQEFLDSLNHHKQPLAKRENLQEDPLDELL from the coding sequence ATGCGTATTTTTTCCTTACTTTTTATTTGTACTACTCTTTTATTTTCCACACCCGCGCTCTCGCTCCCGCATGATAATACGCAGGGTTTTTTAATGTTTCAGGTCATTCAGGATCAAATCATTTTCGACAATTCCAATATCAAAAGCGCAATGCTCATTGAACGGGAAGGAAATTTTATTGGCCTTGAAATTGAATTAAAAGCCCCCGCTATCGATGAAATAAGCCGAATCAGCAAGGCAGGCTTGGGAAAGCAGCTTAATATTGTTTTGGATAAAAAAATTATTACAACAGCTATCATTCAAACACCGTTGGGTGGGAAATTGCTCATCAAAGGAATAACACGGCAGGAAGCGCAAGAATTTCTTGATTCGCTCAACCATCATAAGCAACCGTTAGCTAAGCGGGAGAATCTGCAGGAAGATCCGCTTGATGAATTATTATAG